A window of the Alnus glutinosa chromosome 4, dhAlnGlut1.1, whole genome shotgun sequence genome harbors these coding sequences:
- the LOC133866488 gene encoding ABC transporter I family member 17-like: MASSLEIEHVRLVVDVDDPGPDEAQPKFRIRDLKKKSDAGVPILNGINVDIPKGVIVGIIGPSGSGKSTMLRALNRLWEPPLGTVFLDGRDICKLDVLSLRRKVGMLFQLPALFEGTVADNVRYGPQLRGKKLSDEEVHKLLRLADLNPSFSNKTGGELSVGQAQRVALARTLANKPEVLLLDEPTSALDPISTENIEDVLVNLKKKQGMTIIIVSHSVKQIQRIADIVCLLVKGEIVEVLKPQNLSEAKHPMAQRFLELSS; encoded by the exons ATGGCTTCTTCTCTAG AGATCGAGCACGTACGACTGGTGGTGGACGTAGACGATCCCGGCCCAGATGAAGCCCAACCGAAATTTCGGATACGTGATCTGAAAAAGAAATCGGACGCGGGGGTTCCGATACTGAACGGGATCAACGTGGACATACCAAAGGGCGTGATCGTAGGGATCATAGGGCCCAGCGGGAGTGGGAAATCGACGATGTTGAGGGCACTGAACCGCCTGTGGGAGCCGCCTTTGGGTACCGTCTTTTTGGACGGCCGGGATATTTGCAAACTCGATGTGCTCAGCCTTCGCCGGAAGGTGGGCATGCTCTTCCAGCTTCCCGCTCTCTTCGAAG GCACAGTGGCAGACAACGTCCGATACGGACCACAATTGAGAGGGAAGAAGCTAAGTGATGAGGAGGTTCACAAGTTACTAAGGCTTGCAGACCTTAATCCCTCTTTTTCCAATAAGACTGGTGGTGAGCTTTCTGTAGGACAAGCTCAAAGGGTGGCTCTGGCTAGGACCCTTGCTAATAAACCAGAG GTTCTGCTGCTGGACGAGCCAACAAGTGCCTTGGACCCAATATCGACTGAGAACATAGAGGATGTGCTTGTGAATCTGAAGAAGAAACAGGGGATGACAATTATAATCGTCTCTCACAGCGTCAAACAAATCCAGAGGATTGCTGATATTGTCTGTCTCCTTGTCAAAGGTGAAATTGTTGAAGTGTTGAAACCTCAAAATCTCTCAGAAGCCAAGCATCCCATGGCACAAAGATTTCTTGAGCTCAGCTcatag
- the LOC133866489 gene encoding calvin cycle protein CP12-1, chloroplastic-like, whose product MATIAGVNLSTPTVLAKAADSPKALKSPWLSHPWKRSTQLAGAGRMHVVRPLAAAPDKISEKVAESIKQAESACSDDPVSGECVAAWDEVEELSAAASHARDRKKESDPLETYCKDNPETDECRTYED is encoded by the coding sequence ATGGCAACAATAGCCGGCGTAAACCTCTCAACCCCTACAGTGTTGGCCAAGGCAGCCGACTCGCCAAAGGCTTTGAAGAGCCCATGGCTCAGCCACCCTTGGAAGAGGTCCACCCAGTTGGCCGGAGCCGGTCGCATGCACGTCGTCAGACCCCTGGCTGCAGCACCGGATAAGATATCGGAAAAGGTGGCGGAGAGCATCAAGCAGGCTGAGAGCGCGTGCTCCGATGACCCGGTGAGCGGCGAGTGCGTTGCGGCATGGGACGAGGTGGAGGAGCTCAGCGCCGCGGCTAGCCACGCACGTGACAGGAAGAAAGAGTCCGACCCGTTGGAGACCTACTGCAAGGACAACCCGGAGACCGACGAGTGCCGCACGTACGAGGACTGA